The following proteins are co-located in the Blastopirellula marina genome:
- a CDS encoding fused DSP-PTPase phosphatase/NAD kinase-like protein: protein MKHRLADKSSTPPTPFSYWVIPSQLLAGAYPGYPDPVEHEVRIDTLVDAGIRRFVNLMEVDEANDKGQSFVPYQEIAEKRSPGTTMHRYAIPDLSVPSTNLMNDILDSIDASLAAEAPVYVHCWGGVGRTGTVIGCWLLLHGLAEPESVLDILQGLRNRDLERGHRKSPETREQREFVRHWIHRETR, encoded by the coding sequence ATGAAACACAGACTCGCTGACAAGTCCAGTACACCACCGACGCCCTTCAGTTACTGGGTGATACCGTCGCAACTGCTCGCTGGTGCCTATCCGGGGTATCCAGATCCGGTCGAACACGAAGTCCGAATCGACACGCTGGTCGATGCTGGAATTCGTAGGTTCGTGAATCTTATGGAGGTCGATGAGGCAAACGATAAGGGCCAGTCATTTGTGCCCTATCAGGAGATTGCGGAAAAGCGTTCACCAGGCACTACGATGCATCGATATGCTATCCCCGATCTGTCCGTTCCTTCAACGAACTTGATGAATGATATTTTGGACTCGATTGACGCGTCGCTGGCGGCCGAGGCTCCCGTCTACGTACACTGCTGGGGAGGCGTGGGCCGTACAGGAACCGTCATCGGCTGCTGGCTCTTGCTGCATGGTTTAGCTGAGCCTGAAAGCGTGTTGGATATCCTTCAGGGCCTGCGAAACCGAGATCTGGAGAGGGGACACCGAAAATCGCCAGAAACGCGCGAGCAGAGGGAGTTTGTGCGGCATTGGATTCATCGTGAGACTAGGTAA
- a CDS encoding HEPN domain-containing protein, which translates to MSENPAKIRDLRRLWKPHKLRLSEILTEHPTNIRFHRAASWIQRAEDVNDESDLEISLISYWVAFNSLYGQWNELAHAPECDTDCWRIFLDRMLDLDESNFVVDALDEHKSLVMAIFDDEYLSRFYWIEPSEKQAGKSKKVKYDARTWYIKANWTLILDRLVERIYLLRCQLVHGASTYNGKLNRTAIRHCATMMDHLLRAFLQVWIHHGADEDWGIMCYPPQRKFSQVGNGRIPQGLDSRPMNGSASHDGRSRRPR; encoded by the coding sequence ATGTCCGAAAATCCTGCCAAAATTCGTGACCTCCGTCGACTGTGGAAACCTCACAAACTTCGATTGAGCGAGATACTTACTGAGCATCCTACGAACATTCGTTTTCATCGGGCTGCTAGCTGGATTCAACGTGCCGAGGACGTGAATGACGAGTCGGACCTTGAGATTTCCCTCATCAGTTATTGGGTCGCATTCAATTCGCTTTACGGCCAGTGGAATGAACTAGCACATGCGCCAGAATGTGATACGGATTGTTGGCGTATCTTTTTGGATCGAATGCTGGACTTGGACGAGTCGAACTTCGTGGTCGACGCGCTAGATGAGCACAAAAGCCTCGTCATGGCAATTTTTGACGATGAGTACCTGAGCCGCTTTTATTGGATCGAACCGAGCGAGAAACAGGCAGGCAAGTCAAAAAAGGTGAAGTACGATGCTCGTACCTGGTACATCAAAGCAAACTGGACGCTAATCCTCGATCGTCTCGTCGAACGGATCTATTTGCTTCGTTGTCAACTCGTTCATGGAGCATCGACTTATAACGGAAAGCTGAATCGAACCGCCATTCGACACTGCGCGACCATGATGGATCATCTTCTGCGAGCATTTCTGCAAGTCTGGATTCATCATGGTGCCGATGAAGATTGGGGAATCATGTGTTACCCTCCCCAGCGCAAGTTTTCCCAGGTCGGGAACGGTCGGATCCCTCAGGGCCTGGACTCTCGTCCGATGAACGGTTCCGCATCACACGACGGGCGAAGTCGCCGTCCAAGGTAG
- a CDS encoding SAVED domain-containing protein: protein MNSPSSARQLGDEVHQYLFWLYGCRMLAKGEIRQVGFETGEFNAFDDISVLYSQPRPDGVGGLHQEEHIQVKFSVAGGKILTGESLADPKLVNATTFSLLQRLRDATEKAEKEGRSCIFQLWCPWPVEQGSLLDELIDKSTGALRLELLFEGKTPQSKSGKLRKVWADNLELNLDDKDELSKILRPLRIHYDSRTADRIRADLSDILPTAGLLSIDQSHRADVYPLLIQRLSREGTRVFGSDILVAACKAEGLWIGKPINNTSTVRLGVRNFTQFAEGLEDETDHMICLTEFFSGRHIKDLVLWDTEVLPRLRSFLSSHLKSGVTIQFHLATLGALAFTSGYLAEPKIGAKFEFTQKGFNGTSTWSVSSSPPSQPLQLASEVFEVTPNGDDLAVAISVSQLVKQNVEDFIKSDVPQIKSLLHIHVPNVGPNSIRDGDHAFAVASKVVELIRQQTQALKYSGNIHLFWAMPNSLAFMFGQQSRLLGNLTVYEFDFEQGLQGSYTRSVTLAPDFRLP, encoded by the coding sequence ATGAACAGTCCCAGTTCAGCACGGCAACTTGGCGATGAAGTCCATCAATATCTTTTCTGGCTTTACGGTTGTCGAATGTTGGCGAAAGGCGAGATTCGACAGGTTGGCTTTGAAACAGGTGAATTTAATGCGTTCGATGATATTAGTGTCCTTTACTCACAACCCCGTCCTGATGGAGTGGGCGGATTGCATCAGGAAGAACATATTCAGGTGAAATTCTCGGTTGCAGGAGGAAAGATTCTAACTGGAGAATCTCTTGCTGACCCAAAGCTTGTCAATGCAACGACATTTTCCCTTCTGCAACGGCTCCGTGATGCTACGGAAAAGGCGGAAAAGGAGGGCCGAAGCTGTATTTTTCAGCTTTGGTGTCCCTGGCCTGTTGAACAAGGAAGCCTTTTAGATGAATTGATTGATAAATCCACTGGTGCGTTGAGACTTGAACTCCTGTTTGAGGGGAAAACGCCACAAAGCAAAAGTGGAAAACTTAGAAAAGTCTGGGCTGACAATCTAGAACTCAACTTGGATGACAAGGATGAGTTATCGAAAATACTCCGTCCGCTTCGCATTCATTACGACTCTCGGACTGCTGATCGCATTAGAGCTGATCTATCCGACATACTTCCAACTGCTGGCTTGCTTTCAATTGATCAGAGCCACCGTGCGGATGTTTATCCACTCTTAATTCAACGCCTAAGTCGAGAAGGCACGCGAGTATTCGGTTCCGACATTCTAGTTGCCGCTTGCAAAGCCGAAGGGCTTTGGATTGGTAAGCCGATTAATAATACTTCAACAGTCAGACTCGGCGTCCGCAACTTCACTCAATTTGCCGAAGGTTTAGAAGACGAAACAGATCATATGATCTGCTTGACGGAATTCTTCAGCGGTAGGCACATCAAAGACCTCGTGCTTTGGGATACCGAAGTGTTGCCAAGGCTCAGGTCGTTTCTTTCGAGTCACTTGAAGTCTGGCGTCACTATTCAGTTTCACCTTGCAACTCTTGGAGCTCTTGCGTTTACATCCGGATACTTAGCTGAGCCAAAGATTGGTGCAAAGTTTGAATTTACCCAAAAGGGATTTAACGGAACTTCGACTTGGAGTGTTTCATCATCACCGCCATCGCAGCCTTTGCAGTTGGCCTCGGAAGTGTTTGAAGTCACTCCAAATGGCGATGATCTCGCAGTGGCAATTAGCGTATCGCAATTAGTCAAACAGAACGTCGAAGATTTCATTAAGTCCGACGTGCCACAAATTAAGTCCCTTCTCCATATTCATGTGCCAAATGTCGGTCCAAATTCAATTAGGGATGGCGACCATGCTTTTGCTGTCGCGAGTAAGGTGGTGGAACTGATCAGGCAACAAACGCAGGCACTCAAATACAGCGGGAATATTCATTTATTTTGGGCCATGCCAAACTCGTTAGCCTTCATGTTCGGCCAACAGTCTCGCTTACTAGGGAATCTAACTGTTTACGAGTTCGATTTTGAACAAGGCCTGCAAGGCTCGTACACCCGTTCAGTAACCTTGGCCCCTGATTTCCGTCTGCCATAA
- a CDS encoding SMODS domain-containing nucleotidyltransferase — translation MELPSYFTDFLSKIRPTAEQREKMKSEHRQLRDRLAEDDELAPIIIGTFIQGSYRRLTANRPQDGEQCDVDVIVATTMHEDDYTPIQALNKFRGFLNAHYPDKYELQGRSWGIEVDDEVTLDLVPTSAPSEAERQVLESVRAAVWSFPDEPEFSWENEYAPLLNGGVLERYVANVKAATWKDEPLRIPDRLAAVWENTHPLEQIRWTWEKSKSTNGHYVNIVKAIKWWRKLMVLVPKYPKSYPLEHMIGDCCPDAITSVAAGVTLTLESMEALYRPYADSGMVPKLCDRGVADHDVLSRVSVEDFKQFLDAVKSASVVARQALDADTTKESARLWRTLFGDKFPKAPDDDGSDGDDDNNNGSGSGRAFTPRSQNTQISGSRFA, via the coding sequence ATGGAACTTCCTTCGTATTTCACCGACTTTCTCTCGAAAATTCGACCAACTGCGGAACAGCGGGAGAAAATGAAATCTGAACATAGGCAGCTTCGCGATCGCTTGGCTGAAGACGATGAATTGGCTCCCATCATTATTGGGACTTTTATCCAAGGTAGTTATCGACGGCTAACGGCAAATCGACCACAAGATGGTGAACAATGTGATGTTGACGTAATCGTCGCGACAACAATGCACGAGGACGACTACACACCGATTCAGGCACTGAATAAATTCCGCGGTTTCCTTAATGCCCACTATCCTGACAAATATGAACTTCAGGGGCGTTCCTGGGGAATCGAGGTGGATGACGAAGTAACACTTGATCTGGTACCAACGTCCGCGCCATCTGAAGCAGAACGCCAGGTGTTGGAGTCTGTTAGAGCGGCTGTTTGGAGTTTTCCAGATGAACCCGAATTCAGTTGGGAAAATGAATACGCTCCGTTGTTAAACGGAGGCGTACTAGAACGCTACGTGGCAAATGTTAAAGCGGCTACGTGGAAAGACGAGCCTCTCAGGATTCCAGACCGTCTCGCCGCAGTATGGGAGAATACTCATCCTCTGGAACAGATACGATGGACTTGGGAGAAAAGCAAATCCACGAATGGTCATTACGTCAATATCGTGAAGGCGATAAAGTGGTGGCGAAAACTAATGGTACTCGTGCCGAAATACCCGAAGAGTTATCCACTTGAGCACATGATCGGCGACTGCTGTCCGGACGCGATTACGTCAGTTGCTGCTGGAGTAACGCTGACTCTGGAATCGATGGAGGCTTTATACCGGCCATACGCCGATTCAGGTATGGTTCCCAAACTTTGCGACAGGGGAGTTGCCGATCACGATGTTCTCTCACGAGTCTCTGTAGAAGACTTTAAGCAGTTTCTCGATGCCGTGAAATCCGCATCCGTTGTTGCTCGCCAGGCACTCGATGCTGACACCACGAAGGAAAGTGCGCGCTTATGGCGAACACTTTTTGGCGATAAGTTTCCCAAGGCGCCAGACGATGATGGCTCCGATGGTGACGACGACAACAACAACGGTAGTGGGAGCGGAAGAGCGTTCACACCTCGTTCGCAAAACACACAGATTAGTGGGAGTAGATTCGCGTAA
- a CDS encoding ThiF family adenylyltransferase, with the protein MRVAKVPSDIMREGRRYLDSIPEVRILQDFTRFTTEQLWGLCCRVSLPNIATNLIASDTDWWITFDDDFPHSPISVRPAVKNGISLTFPHQRYNGNTYSTLPWRSGHICVHDPTFIFRQNSLDVDPIGQPSRLAWYVQRTIEWLKAASSSSLMRPGDPFEFPDFPGESRNRYTIAHGETEDSLLQWTKIENRVGVAELVAADTKPHLEYVIRKFVTLRSETVLSYAWGSKISKETRAIRPAIWLRCEDMPITLPYQAIDTWGELIAFLETQGRLSDFRNALESIRDGGSHFLLLGFPIPSRVDGMSCQMHWQPLALPALSFGDKPRRGFRANSTGHWRQDRYENLRDSKRINWQIAEDWSWKSTSARGRLDSSLSKPKALLIGAGAVGSVVAETLVRCGNSKVVVCDKEGLDNGNLCRHTLDITMVGVGKAKALAQKLNRMHSHAEAWEISEAFPPEKRENRTLIADCDLVLDCTGDNLTLQQLARFNWRRVRSFCSISLSYGAKRIYVYTARSNSFPVEDFHYQFKEWAEVDLREFSDEELVLPNVGCWHPAFPARFDNVSMLVMAAIRRLEEAVTNMETSPRLVVFEQQYNGEVFTGIVRK; encoded by the coding sequence ATGAGAGTAGCGAAAGTTCCGTCCGACATCATGCGTGAGGGACGCCGCTATCTCGATTCAATTCCAGAAGTGCGGATACTTCAGGATTTCACTAGGTTTACCACTGAGCAGCTTTGGGGACTTTGTTGCAGAGTTAGTCTGCCCAATATTGCGACAAATTTGATAGCGTCTGACACTGACTGGTGGATAACCTTTGACGATGACTTTCCACACTCTCCTATTTCTGTGCGTCCTGCAGTCAAGAACGGTATATCACTAACCTTTCCGCATCAAAGGTACAACGGAAATACCTATTCGACATTGCCGTGGCGCAGCGGTCATATTTGTGTTCACGATCCGACATTCATATTCCGTCAAAATAGCTTGGATGTTGATCCGATTGGCCAGCCGAGTCGCTTGGCATGGTACGTCCAGAGAACTATTGAGTGGCTAAAAGCTGCCTCATCTTCTAGTCTAATGCGTCCAGGAGATCCTTTTGAGTTTCCTGATTTTCCAGGCGAGTCTAGGAACCGCTATACGATTGCACATGGTGAAACTGAAGACTCACTTTTGCAGTGGACAAAGATTGAAAATCGCGTCGGAGTAGCGGAGCTAGTCGCGGCAGATACTAAACCGCATTTGGAATATGTGATTCGTAAGTTTGTGACTTTACGTTCCGAAACTGTTCTGTCATACGCCTGGGGAAGTAAGATTTCCAAAGAGACGCGCGCCATCAGGCCGGCGATATGGCTGAGGTGTGAGGATATGCCGATCACTTTGCCGTATCAAGCAATTGACACTTGGGGTGAACTTATCGCTTTTCTTGAGACTCAGGGAAGGCTATCTGACTTCCGTAATGCCCTTGAGTCTATCAGAGATGGAGGATCGCACTTCCTACTCCTCGGCTTCCCGATTCCATCACGTGTTGATGGCATGTCATGCCAAATGCACTGGCAGCCACTTGCTCTGCCAGCGTTATCATTTGGCGATAAACCTCGGCGAGGGTTTAGAGCGAATAGTACCGGTCACTGGCGTCAAGATCGGTACGAGAACCTCAGAGATTCGAAACGAATTAATTGGCAGATTGCTGAAGACTGGTCATGGAAGTCTACTTCGGCACGTGGCCGTCTCGATTCATCGCTATCAAAGCCCAAGGCACTATTGATTGGTGCTGGAGCGGTAGGGTCGGTTGTAGCGGAAACCCTTGTCCGTTGTGGGAACAGTAAAGTTGTTGTTTGTGACAAGGAAGGTTTGGACAATGGAAATCTTTGTCGCCATACGCTGGATATTACGATGGTGGGTGTCGGCAAAGCAAAGGCACTAGCTCAGAAATTGAATAGAATGCACTCACATGCTGAGGCATGGGAGATCTCCGAGGCCTTTCCTCCCGAAAAGCGTGAAAATAGGACGCTCATAGCCGACTGCGACCTAGTACTTGATTGCACTGGCGACAATCTGACGCTCCAACAGTTAGCTCGTTTTAATTGGCGACGAGTAAGATCGTTCTGTTCAATTTCACTCAGCTACGGTGCTAAACGTATCTATGTTTACACTGCACGCAGTAACAGTTTTCCCGTGGAGGACTTCCACTATCAGTTCAAAGAGTGGGCAGAAGTTGATCTTCGAGAATTCTCAGATGAAGAGCTAGTACTTCCCAACGTAGGCTGTTGGCATCCAGCGTTTCCAGCGAGGTTTGACAATGTCTCCATGTTAGTTATGGCAGCGATAAGGCGACTTGAGGAGGCAGTTACGAATATGGAAACCTCGCCTCGACTTGTAGTCTTTGAACAGCAATACAATGGTGAAGTATTTACTGGTATTGTGCGGAAATGA
- a CDS encoding Mov34/MPN/PAD-1 family protein, whose amino-acid sequence MDLIRICNQASDKETGGILVGRYSKDLKTAVVSQLTGPPADSQGFLSSFRRGVAGLQSLLDQYWSGSSSTYYLGEWHYHPSHNASPSTVDIAQMKAIANDSNYFCPEPILLIVAKSDSGGFAYSANVFFRSGGYLSLQQKETVL is encoded by the coding sequence ATGGACCTCATTCGCATATGCAACCAAGCGTCAGATAAAGAAACTGGAGGGATTTTAGTCGGACGCTATTCAAAAGATCTCAAGACCGCCGTGGTTAGCCAGCTGACAGGACCTCCAGCAGATTCTCAAGGATTCTTGTCTAGTTTCCGCCGTGGCGTTGCTGGCCTTCAGAGTCTTCTAGATCAATATTGGAGCGGAAGTAGCAGCACATATTATTTGGGAGAGTGGCATTATCATCCTTCGCATAACGCCAGTCCTAGTACCGTTGATATCGCTCAGATGAAAGCGATTGCAAACGACAGCAATTATTTCTGCCCAGAGCCTATATTGCTTATTGTCGCCAAATCTGACTCTGGTGGATTTGCGTATTCTGCAAACGTCTTCTTTCGGTCTGGCGGATATCTATCACTTCAGCAGAAAGAGACGGTGCTTTGA
- a CDS encoding DUF2779 domain-containing protein — protein MTENQRYLTKSRFTLGMDCPTKLFYAGNPDIYPDASIEDTFLKSLAENGYHVGALAQQYHPGGHAVSTLNPEEALAQTERLLEQDEVTIYEAAFRFDDLFIRVDILVKKGNQIDLIEVKAKSYDKEKDGSLATSNGKPRAKWLPYLLDIAFQKYVVTKALPDSHIRAWLMPVDKQAVCPTHTLHQKISIDENRDPSGSPGVQSEPLTSDELEQRLLCKIPVDMHCEWIQQHSFVEAIGPPDFVERINWLAAHYRRNEKLVTPIKPQCAKCEFRPKTADSLSELKSGFEECWREQLSWGDEDFKEPNVLDIWNLSAGKKKELFDEKLIKLDHIQKQHIQPKPNEVPGISASERQWLQVEKHQNRDSEPYFDGPGLLREMKSWKYPLHFIDFETTMPAIPFHRGRRPYEQIAFQFSHHTVSRDHHVCHAGEFIDLSPGSFPNYAFLRELKRQLSQDDGTIFRYSQHENTVLLQIYEQLLSDSDAPSDRDELLEFIRTISTAGDKWSGKRTMVDLCEMVVSYYYSPRTKGSNSIKKVLPAIIEESTFLRETYSQPVYGAQNGIPSFNFSDHQWIHIADGNASDPYSTLVGLSEYAVADGGNALAAYAKAQRIDTSSQQHAETVKALLRYCELDTLAMVMIYQAWADRAGLS, from the coding sequence ATGACCGAAAACCAACGATACCTGACGAAGTCTCGGTTTACCCTCGGGATGGATTGCCCGACCAAGCTATTCTACGCCGGAAATCCGGACATTTATCCGGACGCAAGTATCGAGGACACGTTCTTAAAGTCGCTCGCCGAGAATGGATATCACGTTGGTGCACTTGCCCAACAATATCATCCAGGTGGGCATGCTGTCTCGACATTGAATCCGGAAGAGGCTCTAGCCCAGACAGAACGACTACTCGAACAGGACGAAGTCACCATTTATGAAGCGGCATTTCGCTTCGACGACCTCTTTATTCGAGTCGACATCCTCGTGAAGAAAGGCAATCAGATCGATCTAATTGAGGTCAAGGCCAAGTCCTACGACAAAGAAAAAGATGGAAGTCTGGCGACATCGAACGGGAAGCCACGAGCAAAATGGCTGCCCTACCTCTTGGATATTGCCTTTCAGAAGTATGTCGTCACAAAGGCACTGCCAGACTCCCATATTCGTGCCTGGCTGATGCCCGTGGATAAACAGGCGGTTTGTCCAACCCATACCCTGCATCAGAAGATCAGTATTGACGAAAACAGAGACCCATCTGGCAGCCCAGGAGTTCAATCCGAACCATTGACATCGGACGAATTGGAACAGCGTCTTCTGTGCAAGATTCCTGTCGATATGCATTGTGAATGGATCCAGCAACATTCGTTTGTCGAGGCGATTGGCCCACCGGACTTCGTCGAACGAATTAACTGGTTGGCGGCTCACTACCGTCGCAACGAGAAACTCGTCACTCCCATTAAGCCCCAATGTGCGAAATGTGAGTTTCGGCCCAAAACAGCGGACTCTCTCTCCGAATTGAAAAGTGGATTCGAGGAATGCTGGCGGGAACAACTGAGTTGGGGCGACGAGGACTTTAAGGAACCGAATGTCTTAGACATTTGGAATCTAAGCGCCGGCAAGAAGAAGGAGCTATTCGACGAAAAGCTCATCAAACTAGACCACATTCAAAAACAGCACATTCAACCGAAGCCCAACGAAGTGCCTGGTATATCTGCTTCCGAACGGCAGTGGTTACAAGTCGAAAAGCATCAAAATCGCGATAGCGAACCTTATTTTGATGGACCAGGACTGCTACGGGAAATGAAGTCTTGGAAATACCCATTGCACTTCATTGACTTTGAGACCACCATGCCGGCGATTCCATTCCATCGCGGACGCAGGCCCTATGAGCAAATAGCATTTCAGTTCTCTCACCACACCGTTTCCCGCGACCATCATGTCTGTCATGCCGGTGAGTTCATTGACCTGAGCCCTGGATCATTTCCCAACTATGCGTTTCTTCGAGAATTGAAACGTCAATTGAGTCAAGATGACGGCACCATTTTCCGCTATTCACAGCATGAGAATACGGTATTGCTTCAAATCTACGAGCAACTTCTCTCCGACTCCGATGCGCCTAGTGATCGTGATGAACTCTTGGAGTTCATTCGTACCATCTCTACAGCAGGAGACAAATGGAGCGGAAAGAGGACGATGGTCGATCTCTGTGAAATGGTAGTGAGCTATTACTACTCACCCCGCACCAAGGGATCTAACTCCATTAAAAAGGTTTTGCCCGCGATCATTGAAGAGTCCACGTTCTTGAGAGAGACCTATAGTCAACCGGTCTATGGGGCCCAAAATGGAATTCCAAGCTTCAATTTCAGCGATCATCAATGGATTCATATTGCCGACGGGAACGCTTCAGACCCGTACAGCACGCTGGTTGGACTTTCTGAATATGCCGTGGCCGATGGTGGAAATGCACTCGCCGCGTATGCCAAAGCTCAAAGAATCGATACTTCGTCCCAGCAACACGCCGAAACCGTGAAGGCTTTGCTTCGATATTGTGAACTGGATACCCTCGCGATGGTCATGATCTACCAAGCTTGGGCCGATCGAGCGGGACTCTCCTAA
- a CDS encoding 5-methylcytosine restriction system specificity protein McrC: protein MTDSSPTIICYELGSDEPPWTGSLESVHDDLHILHRLNDRRVIGLSMDGNHVEITGTDRVGLILLPSGRRLCIRSKVKSLVLLEWLVLVGEFPNIRHWIQDHGVSVGDDLPECLARLFLLELEKLTKNYLRREYMPVTSSSSTVRGRIQTTRLHRQLQHLPQIPIRYRTQTLDTPANMVLAMALDRLPVLLPMKSLEDARRLSSLQDQWAGIHRVSGGHAALVAETQWARPPGYASALQLARLILMGASPTDAGGHGGQVFTVSMASIWERGIRKIFEGLAPATGWASAPSSDRTRAWDDSANTHDPNRWLTVDILLSHEGKRWALDTKYKTHFGHEHRTDRFQMCAYALAFNASKATLIYPTAQTVGQHRTLLHTTVGNVDITVDSIELPMWMGPSECRKCLATYSQPSLEQLAQ, encoded by the coding sequence ATGACTGACTCATCACCGACGATCATCTGCTATGAGTTGGGAAGTGATGAGCCACCTTGGACCGGTTCTTTGGAATCCGTGCACGACGATCTCCATATTCTCCATCGCTTGAATGACCGACGCGTCATCGGACTTTCCATGGACGGGAATCACGTCGAAATCACTGGAACCGACCGGGTTGGCCTCATCTTGTTACCAAGCGGGCGGCGACTTTGTATCCGCTCGAAAGTGAAAAGTCTCGTCTTATTGGAATGGCTTGTTCTCGTCGGAGAGTTCCCCAACATTCGGCACTGGATACAGGATCATGGTGTCTCTGTGGGAGACGACCTTCCCGAGTGCCTTGCCAGACTCTTTCTGTTGGAGCTGGAGAAACTCACCAAAAACTACCTGCGTCGTGAATACATGCCTGTTACCTCGTCGAGCTCGACGGTACGGGGCCGAATCCAAACTACACGACTCCATCGCCAACTCCAGCACTTACCTCAGATTCCCATTCGGTATCGAACTCAGACCCTCGATACGCCGGCTAACATGGTGCTGGCCATGGCATTGGACCGGCTCCCCGTATTACTCCCGATGAAGTCACTCGAAGATGCCCGCCGCCTTTCCTCCCTTCAAGATCAATGGGCAGGAATTCATCGAGTATCTGGAGGTCACGCGGCCCTTGTGGCGGAAACTCAATGGGCACGTCCTCCCGGATACGCGTCTGCACTTCAGCTTGCTCGCCTGATCTTAATGGGCGCGAGCCCTACCGATGCAGGTGGACATGGTGGCCAGGTTTTTACCGTTTCTATGGCCTCCATCTGGGAAAGAGGGATTCGAAAGATTTTCGAAGGGCTGGCGCCGGCAACTGGTTGGGCAAGTGCTCCCTCGTCGGATCGCACTCGGGCCTGGGACGATTCGGCCAACACGCACGATCCGAATCGCTGGCTGACCGTAGATATCTTGCTTTCCCACGAAGGTAAGAGGTGGGCGCTCGATACCAAATACAAAACTCATTTTGGTCACGAGCACCGTACCGACCGATTTCAGATGTGCGCCTATGCTTTGGCGTTTAACGCGTCGAAGGCCACTCTGATTTACCCGACCGCTCAGACCGTGGGCCAACATCGAACTTTGCTGCATACCACGGTCGGAAATGTCGACATCACGGTTGATTCAATTGAATTGCCCATGTGGATGGGTCCCTCGGAATGCAGAAAGTGCCTTGCCACTTACTCTCAGCCCTCCCTAGAACAACTTGCACAATGA